A portion of the Esox lucius isolate fEsoLuc1 chromosome 20, fEsoLuc1.pri, whole genome shotgun sequence genome contains these proteins:
- the usp9 gene encoding ubiquitin specific peptidase 9 isoform X1 — protein sequence MTATTRGSPVGGNDSQAGQAPDTQSQSQPPLPQNQTSSPNSSNENSPVSLPDEQGQGDGPPQLEEEEEEPAFPHTDLAKLDDMINRPRWVVPVLPKGELEVLLEAAIDLSKKGLDVKCEACQRFFRDGLTISFTKILTDEAVSGWKFEIHRCIINNTHRLVELCVAKLSQDWFPLLELLAMATNPHCKFHIYNGTRPSETVPAGATLADDELFARPPDPRSPKVGSEFKGWLVDLINKFGTLNGFQTLHDRFISGQALNVQIIAALIKPFGQCYEFLTLHTVKKYFLPVIEMVPQFLENLTDEELKKEAKNEAKNDALSMIIKSLKNLASRVPGQEETVKNLEIFRLKMILRLLQISSFNGKMNALNEVNKVISSVSYYTNRHGNPEEEEWLTAERMAEWIQQNHILSIVLRDSLHQPQYVEKLEKILRFVIKEKALTMQDLDNIWAAQAGKHEAIVKNVHDLLAKLAWDFSPEQLDHLFDCFKASWTNASKKQREKLLELIRRLAEDDKDGVMAHKVLNLLWNLAHSDDVPVDIMDQALSAHIKILDYSCSQDRDTQKIQWIDRFIEELRTNDKWVIPALKQIREICSLFGEAPQNLRKKMPINIQTNLAGQTQRSPHVFYRHDLINQLQHNHALVTLVAENLSAYMETMRPFSKAEQAEFDPQTVRAGSRYSHVQEVQERLNFLRFLLKDGQLWLCAPQAKQIWKCLAENAVFLCDREACFKWYAAIVNIVITLKGYSKLMGDEPDLDPDINKDFFENNVLQLDPSLLTENGMKCFERFFKAVNCREGKLVAKRRAYMMDDLELIGLDYLWRVVIQGSDDIASRAIDLLKEIYTNLGPKLQVNQVEIHEDFIQSCFDRLKASYDTLCVLDGDKDSINCARQEAIRMVRVLTVLKEYINECDSDYHEERTILPMSRAFRGKHITLIVRFPNQGRQVDDLDIWSHTNDTIGSVRRGILTRIKANATHTKIELFIGGEVVDPVDDRKLIGQLNLKDKTLITAKLTQVSANMPSSPDSSSDSSTGSPGNHGNHFSDGPNPEVESCLPGVIMSLHLRYVSFLWQVADLGCSLNMPLLRDGARVLMKLMPPDNSTVESLRAVCLDHAKLGENSLSPTLDSRFFCPSPSQVLYLIEVVYALLMPASGTLGEDASDFQYNFLKSGGLPLVLSMLARNNFLPSADMETRRGAYLNALKIAKLLLTAVGFGHVKAVAEACQPNAEGTIPVSPINQATHDQALVLQNALQNIPNPASECMLRNVAIRLAQQISDENFFQASKYIPDICVIRAVQKIVWASGCGTIQLVFSSNEDISKIYEKTNASKEPDGEDEQVCCEALEVMTLCFALLPTALDTLSKEKAWQTFIIDLLLHCHSKSVRQMAQEQFFLMATRCCMGHRPLLFFITLLFTVLGSTARERAKQAGDYFTLLRYLLNYAYNSNINLPNAEVLLNNEIDWLKRIRDEVRRTGETGVEETILEGHIGVTKELLAFQTPEKKYYIGCENGGANLIKELIDDFIFPASNVYLQYMKTGEFPTEQAIPVCSSPASINAGFELLVALAVGCVRNLKQIVDTLTDMYYLGCEALTEWEYLPPVGPRPTKGFVGLKNAGATCYMNSVIQQLYMIPPIRNGILAIEGTGTDVDDDMSGDEKQENESNVDPRDEVFSYHHQFDEKPSLTKSEDRKEYNIGVLRHLQVIFGHLASSRLQYYVPRGFWKQFRLWGEPVNLREQHDALEFFNSLVDSLDEALKALGHPAMLSKVLGGSFADQKICQGCPHRYECEESFTTLNVDIRNHQNLLDSMEQYVKGDLLEGANAYHCEKCNKKVDTVKRLLIKKLPPVLAIQLKRFDYDWERECAIKFNDYFEFPRELDMEPYTVAGVAKLEGDDVNPENQVIQQNEPSEPEPPGSSKYRLVGVLVHSGQASGGHYYSYITQRNVGGADGERNRWYKFDDGDVTECKMDDEEEMKNQCFGGEYMGEVFDHMMKRMSYRRQKRWWNAYILFYERMDSPDKDSELVRYIQELTILSSANDKPPTQVKMPGVIECSVRKQNVQFMHNRMQYSLEYFQFIKKLLTCNSVYLNPPPGQDHLLPEAEETAMISVQLAARFLFSTGFHTKKVVRGPASDWYDALCVLLRHSKNVRYWFAHNVLFAYANRFSEYLLECPSAEVRGAFAKLIVFIAHFSLQDGPCPSPTSSPAGASTQPQACDNLSLSDHLLRAVLNLLRREVSEHGRHLQQYFNLFVMYANLGLAEKTQLLKLSVPATFMLVALDEGPGPPIKYQYAELGKLYTVVSQLVRCCDVASRMQSSINGNPPLPNPYGDPNQTTPVMPLQQLVGEILFVRTSYVKKIIEDCSNSEETVKLLRFSCWENPQFSSTVLSELLWQVAYSYTYELRPYLDLLLQILLIEDSWQTHRIHNVLKGIPDDRDGLFDTIQRSKNHYQKRAYQCIKCMVALFSNCPVAYQILQSNGDLKRKWTWAVEWLGDELERRPYTGNPQYTYNNWSPPVQSNETSNGYFLERSHSARMTLAKACELCPEECHLTKHGEAVSEEDAAMRKSSSPHQLLPGEGTGQPPHTEPDDQEAPEDQDTSPPEDTSPYPHSSPGTTTKFQQNNHPHGQPYTGPAAQHMNNPQRPAPGPSSTPGPAPGPSSTPGPAPGPSSTPGPGTGPRAQDNWESTEEVPPASTPAPPQPKE from the exons ATGACAGCCACCACGCGTGGCTCTCCGGTGGGGGGCAACGACAGCCAGGCAGGCCAGGCGCCCGACACCCAGAGTCAGAGTCAGCCCCCGCTGCCACAGAACCAG ACATCGTCACCAAACTCGTCCAATGAGAACTCTCCAGTAAGCCTCCCAGATGAGCAGGGTCAAGGAGACGGACCTCCtcagctggaggaggaggaggaggagcctgCCTTCCCTCACACAGACCTGGCCAAGCTGGACGACATGATCAACAG ACCCCGCTGGGTGGTTCCAGTTCTGCCTAAGGGAGAGCTGGAGGTTCTTCTAGAAGCTGCTATAGATCTTAGTAAAAAAG GACTTGATGTGAAGTGTGAGGCGTGCCAGAGGTTTTTCAGAGACGGCCTGACCATCTCGTTCACCAAGATTCTCACGGATGAGGCCGTCAGTGGGTGGAAATTTGAGATTCAT AGGTGTATCATCAACAACACACACCGGCtggtggagctgtgtgtggccaagCTCTCTCAGGACTGGTTCCCCTTGCTGGAGCTTCTGGCCATGGCCACCAACCCCCACTGCAAGTTCCACATCTACAACGGCACGCGGCCCTCCGAGACGGTGCCTGCCGGGGCCACGCTGGCCGACGACGAGCTCTTCGCCCGCCCTCCTGACCCTCGCTCCCCCAAGGTAGGGTCAGAGTTCAAG GGCTGGTTGGTGGATTTAATAAACAAATTTGGCACATTAAACGGATTTCAAACGCTGCACGATCGCTTTATAAGTGGACAAGCACTGAACGTCCAAATCATCGCTGCACTTATCAA GCCTTTTGGGCAGTGTTACGAGTTCCTCACGTTGCACACGGTAAAGAAGTACTTCCTGCCCGTCATCGAAATGGTTCCTCAGTTCCTGGAGAACCTGACGGACGAGGAGCTAAAGAAGGAGGCCAAGAATGAAGCCAAAAATGATGCCCTCTCCATGATCATCAAGTCCCTAAAGAACCTGGCCTCCAGGGTGCCTGGGCAGGAGGAGACTGTGAAGAACTTAGAGATTTTTAGGTTAAAAATGATTCTTAG GTTATTGCAAATTTCCTCTTTTAATGGTAAAATGAATGCACTAAACGAAGTAAACAAGGTcatctccagtgtgtcctaCTACACAAATCGGCATGGCAACCCTGAAGAAGAGGAGTGGCTAACTGCAGAACGCATGGCG GAGTGGATCCAGCAGAACCACATTCTGTCCATCGTGCTCAGGGACAGTCTCCACCAACCTCAGTATGTTGAGAAACTGGAGAAGATCCTTCGCTTCgtcatcaaagaaaaagctcTTACCATGCAGGACCTGGACAACATCTGGGCTGCACAG GCTGGTAAACACGAGGCCATTGTGAAGAATGTCCACGATCTCCTGGCCAAGCTGGCCTGGGACTTCTCTCCTGAGCAACTTGACCACCTCTTCGACTGCTTTAAG GCGAGTTGGACGAATGCCAGTAAGAAACAGCGCGAGAAGCTGCTGGAGCTGATCCGCCGCCTGGCTGAGGACGACAAGGACGGTGTGATGGCCCACAAG GTGCTGAACCTGCTGTGGAACCTGGCTCATAGCGATGATGTGCCGGTAGACATCATGGACCAAGCCCTCAGTGCCCACATCAAGATCCTAGACTACAGCTGCTCTCAG GATAGAGACACGCAGAAGATCCAGTGGATTGATCGCTTTATAGAAGAGTTGCGCACCAATGACAAATGGGTGATTCCTGCATTAAAGCAGATCAGAGAGATCTGTAGCCTCTTCGGAGAGGCACCTCAGAATCTAAG AAAGAAAATGCCTATTAACATACAAACGAACTTAGCAGG TCAGACCCAGAGGAGTCCTCATGTATTCTATCGTCATGACCTTATCAACCAGCTCCAACACAACCACGCCCTGGTCACTCTGGTGGCTGAGAACCTGTCTGCCTACATGGAGACCATGAGGCCGTTCTCCAAAG CCGAGCAGGCGGAGTTCGACCCCCAGACTGTGAGGGCCGGTAGCCGCTACAGCCACGTACAGGAAGTCCAGGAGAGACTCAACTTCCTGAG GTTCCTCTTGAAGGACGGGCAGCTGTGGCTGTGCGCTCCTCAGGCCAAACAGATATGGAAGTGCCTGGCCGAAAATGCTGTGTTCCTCTGTGACCGAGAGGCCTGCTTCAAATGGTACGCTGCCATCGTCAATATCGTTATCACCTTGAAAGG GTACTCGAAGCTGATGGGTGACGAGCCGGACCTGGACCCAGACATTAACAAGGACTTCTTTGAGAACAACGTTCTCCAGCTGGACCCCTCGCTCCTCACGGAGAACggcatgaagtgctttgagagGTTCTTTAAGGCCGTCAACTGCAGGGAAGGCAAGCTGGTGGCCAAACGGCGTGCCTACATGATGGATGACCTGGAGCTCATAGGACTGGACTACCTCTGGAGG GTCGTAATTCAAGGGAGCGATGACATCGCCAGTCGAGCCATAGACCTGCTGAAAGAGATCTACACCAACCTCGGACCAAAACTACAAGTCAATCAG GTAGAGATCCACGAGGACTTCATCCAGTCGTGTTTTGACCGTCTGAAGGCGTCGTACGACACGCTGTGCGTCCTGGACGGGGACAAGGACAGCATCAACTGCGCCCGCCAGGAGGCCATCCGCATGGTCCGCGTGCTCACCGTGCTCAAGGAGTACATCAACGAGTGTGACAGCGACTACCATGAAGAGAGGACCATACTGCCCATGTCCAG GGCGTTTCGAGGGAAGCACATCACGTTGATCGTGCGTTTCCCAAACCAAGGGCGTCAGGTGGACGACCTGGACATCTGGTCTCACACCAACGACACCATCGGCTCGGTGCGCCGCGGCATCCTCACGCGCATCAAAGCCAACGCCACGCACACCAAGATAGAGCTGTTCATTGGCGGGGAGGTCGTCGACCCTGTCGATGACAGGAAGCTGATTGGTCAGCTCAACCTCAAAGACAAAACG ttgATCACAGCCAAGCTGACCCAGGTGAGTGCCAACATGCCCTCCAGCCCTGACAGTTCCTCAGACTCTTCCACCGGCTCACCCGGTAACCACGGCAACCACTTCAGTGATGGGCCCAACCCAGAGGTGGAGAGCTGCCTCCCTGGAGTG ATCATGTCCCTCCACCTGCGCTACGTCTCCTTCCTGTGGCAGGTAGCAGACCTGGGTTGTAGCCTCAACATGCCTCTGCTGAGAGATGGAGCCCGGGTTCTCATGAAGCTCATGCCCCCAG ataACAGTACCGTGGAGAGCCTGCGAGCTGTGTGCCTGGACCACGCCAAGCTGGGAGAGAACAGCCTCAGTCCCACGCTGGACTCGCGCTTCTTCTGCCCCTCGCCATCACAAGTCCTCTACCTCATAgag GTGGTGTATGCCCTGCTGATGCCCGCAAGCGGCACGCTGGGGGAGGACGCCAGTGACTTCCAATACAATTTCCTGAAGAGCGGGGGGCTGCCCCTGGTGCTGAGCATGCTGGCGCGGAACAACTTCCTGCCGTCGGCAGACATGGAGACGCGGCGGGGGGCATACCTCAACGCGCTGAAGATCGCCAAGCTGCTGCTCACGGCCGTGGGGTTCGGACACGTCAAGGCTGTGGCCGAGGCGTGCCAGCCCAACGCCGAGGGGACCATACCAGTCTCACCG ATAAACCAGGCCACTCACGACCAGGCCCTAGTGCTCCAGAATGCTCTGCAGAACATTCCCAACCCTGCGTCAGAGTGCATGCTCCGCAACGTGGCTATACGGCTCGCACAGCAGATCTCTGACGAG AACTTCTTCCAGGCTTCTAAGTACATCCCGGATATCTGTGTGATCCGGGCGGTGCAGAAGATAGTGTGGGCGTCAGGCTGTGGCACCATTCAGCTGGTCTTCAGCTCCAACGAAGACATCAGCAAGATCTACGAGAAG acGAATGCGAGTAAAGAGCCGGACGGGGAGGATGAGCAGGTGTGCTGCGAGGCCCTGGAGGTCATGACCCTGTGCTTCGCCCTGCTGCCCACTGCCCTGGATACGCTCAGTAAGGAGAAAGCATGGCAGACCTTCATCATAGACCTGCTACTACACTGCCACAGCAA GTCGGTTCGTCAGATGGCCCAGGAGCAGTTCTTCCTCATGGCCACTCGGTGCTGCATGGGCCACAGGCCGCTCCTCTTCTTCATCACCCTCCTCTTCACTGTGCTTGGG agcACAGCCAGGGAACGGGCCAAGCAGGCTGGGGACTACTTCACCCTACTCCGGTATCTGCTGAACTACGCCTACAACAGCAACATCAACCTGCCCAACGCGGAGGTGCTGCTGAACAACGAGATCGACTGGCTCAAGAGGATCAGG GATGAGGTGAGGAGGACCGGGGAGACTGGCGTCGAGGAGACCATCCTGGAGGGCCACATCGGGGTCACGAAGGAGCTGCTTGCCTTCCAGACCCCAGAGAAGAAGTACTACATCGGCTGTGAAAATGGAGGGGCCAACCTCATCAAG GAATTGATCGATGACTTCATCTTCCCGGCGTCTAACGTGTACCTGCAGTACATGAAGACGGGGGAGTTCCCCACGGAGCAGGCCATCCCTGTCTGCAGCAGCCCCGCCTCCATCAACGCCGGCTTCGAGCTGCTGGTGGCGCTGGCCGTTGGATGTGTCCGGAACCTCAAGCAGATAGTTGACACCCTCACGGACATGTACTACCTGG gttGTGAGGCGCTGACAGAGTGGGAGTACCTTCCCCCAGTGGGGCCGCGACCCACCAAAGGCTTTGTGGGGTTGAAGAATGCCGGGGCCACCTGCTACATGAATTCCGTGATCCAGCAGCTCTACATGATCCCGCCCATCCGCAACGGCATCCTGGCCATCGAGGGCACGGGCACCGACGTGGACGACGACATGTCCGGCGACGAGAAGCAGGAGAACGAG AGTAATGTGGACCCCAGGGATGAGGTGTTCAGCTACCACCACCAGTTTGACGAAAAGCCCTCGCTCACCAAGTCAGAGGACCGGAAGGAGTACAACATCGGGGTCTTGCGCCACCTGCAGGTCATCTTCGGCCACCTGGCCTCCTCCAGGCTGCAGTACTACGTACCCCGAGGCTTCTGGAAACAGTTCAG GTTATGGGGTGAGCCAGTGAATCTGCGGGAGCAGCACGATGCCCTGGAGTTCTTCAACTCTCTGGTGGACAGTCTGGATGAGGCTCTAAAAGCCCTCGGTCACCCAGCCATGCTTAGCAAGGTGCTTGGGGGATCCTTTGCCGACCAGAAGATCTGCCAGGGCTGCCCACATAG GTACGAGTGTGAGGAATCGTTTACCACTCTGAATGTAGACATCAGGAACCACCAGAACCTTTTGGACTCCATGGAGCAGTATGTGAAAGGAGACCTGCTGGAGGGAGCCAACGCTTATCACTGTGAAAAGTGCAACAAGAAG GTGGACACGGTGAAGCGGCTGCTGATCAAGAAGCTCCCCCCGGTGCTGGCCATCCAGCTGAAGAGGTTTGACTACGACTGGGAGAGGGAGTGCGCCATCAAGTTCAACGACTACTTTGAGTTCCCCCGGGAGCTGGACATGGAGCCGTACACTGTGGCCGGGGTGGCCAAGCTGGAGGGGGACGACGTCAACCCGGAGAACcag GTGATCCAGCAGAATGAGCCCTCTGAACCAGAGCCTCCCGGCAGCTCCAAGTACCGCCTGGTCGGTGTGCTGGTCCACTCTGGCCAGGCCAGCGGCGGACACTACTACTCCTACATCACGCAGAGGAACGTGGGCGGGGCGGACGGGGAGCGCAACCGCTGGTACAAGTTTGACGACGGCGACGTGACTGAGTGCAAAATGGACGACGAGGAGGAGATGAAGAACCAGTGCTTCGGGGGCGAGTACATGGGCGAGGTGTTCGACCACATGATGAAGAGAATGTCGTACCGGCGCCAGAAGCGCTGGTGGAACGCCTACATCCTCTTCTACGAGCGCATGGACTCGCCAGACAAGGACAGTGAGCTGGTCAGGTACATCCAGGAGCTGACCATCCTGTCGTCGGCCAACGACAAGCCCCCGACCCAGGTCAAGATGCCGGGCGTGATCGAGTGCAGCGTGCGCAAGCagaacgtgcagttcatgcacaACCGTATGCAGTACAGTCTGGAGTACTTCCAGTTCATTAAGAAACTGCTGACCTGTAACAGCGTCTATTTAAACCCTCCACCAG GACAAGACCATCTACTGCCTGAGGCAGAAGAGACCGCTATGATCAGTGTCCAGCTGGCGGCAAGGTTCCTCTTTAGCACTGGGTTCCACACCAAGAAAGTGGTGAGGGGCCCTGCCAGTGACTG GTATGATGCCCTGTGTGTCCTGCTAAGACACAGTAAGAATGTACGCTACTGGTTTGCGCACAATGTCCTGTTTGCCTACGCCAACCGCTTCTCCGAGTACTTGCTGGAGTGTCCCAGCGCCGAGGTTCGGGGTGCGTTCGCCAAACTCATCGTCTTCATCGCACATTTCTCCCTGCAAGACGGACCCTGCCCttctcccacctcctcccccgCCGGAGCCTCCACCCAACCACAG GCGTGTGATAACCTGAGTCTGAGCGATCACCTGTTGAGGGCTGTGTTAAACCTGCTCAGGAGAGAGGTGTCGGAGCATGGACGACACCTGCAGCAGTACTTCAACCTGTTTGTCATGTACGCCAACCTGG GGCTGGCGGAGAAGACCCAGCTGTTGAAGCTGAGCGTCCCTGCCACCTTCATGCTGGTGGCTCTAGACGAGGGCCCCGGCCCTCCCATCAAGTACCAGTACGCTGAACTGGGCAAACTGTACACGGTGGTGTCCCAGCTGGTGCGCTGCTGTGACGTGGCCTCGCGTATGCAGTCCTCCATAAACG GTAACCCGCCTCTTCCCAACCCGTACGGCGACCCAAACCAGACCACGCCGGTGATGCCCCTGCAGCAGCTGGTGGGCGAGATCCTGTTCGTCAGGACCAGCTATGTCAAGAAGATCATCGAGGACTGCAGCAACTCCGAGGAGACGGTCAAGCTGCTGCGCTTCAGCTGCTGGGAAAATCCCCAGTTCTCCTCCACGGTGCTGTCTGAGCTGCTCTGGCAG GTGGCGTACTCCTATACCTACGAACTGAGGCCTTACCTGGACCTGCTCCTGCAGATCTTGCTCATCGAGGACTCCTGGCAGACACACAG GATCCACAACGTGCTGAAGGGGATACCAGACGACCGGGACGGCCTGTTCGACACCATCCAGCGCTCCAAGAACCACTACCAGAAACGGGCCTACCAGTGTATCAAGTGCATGGTGGCCCTGTTCAGTAATTGCCCTGTGGCCTACCAGATCCTCCAG AGTAACGGGGACCTGAAGCGGAAGTGGACGTGGGCGGTGGAGTGGCTGGGTGACGAGCTGGAGCGGAGGCCGTACACCGGAAACCCACAGTACACCTACAACAACTGGTCTCCCCCCGTCCAGAGCAACGAGACCTCCAACGGATACTTCCTGGAGCGCTCACATTCGGCACGCATGACCCTGGCCAAGGCCTGTGAACTGTGCCCAGAGGAG TGTCACTTAACGAAGCACGGTGAGGCGGTGTCTGAAGAAGACGCTGCAATGCGGAAATCGTCTTCGCCACATCAGCTATTGCCAGGGGAAGGGACAGGACAGCCTCCGCACACT GAGCCTGATGACCAGGAAGCCCCTGAAGATCAGGACACTTCCCCTCCTGAGGACACATCCCCCTACCCGCACTCATCTCCTGGGACGACGACAAAGTTTCAGCAG AACAACCACCCCCACGGGCAGCCGTACACAGgcccagctgcccagcacatgaaCAACCCCCAACGCCCCGCCCCCGGCCCGTCCTCTACCCCAGGCCCCGCCCCCGGCCCGTCCTCTACCCCAGGCCCCGCCCCTGGCCCTTCCTCTACCCCAGGTCCCGGCACAGGCCCACGAGCACAAGACAACTGGGAGAGCACTGAGGAGGTCCCTCCCGCCTCCACCCCAGCCCCTCCCCAGCCTAAGGAGTAA